Proteins encoded in a region of the Panicum hallii strain FIL2 chromosome 3, PHallii_v3.1, whole genome shotgun sequence genome:
- the LOC112887716 gene encoding beta-galactosidase 7-like isoform X2, translating to MSTHMAVAAVLAVLAAVCVPPAAVAEGGDDGARGEVSLDARALVVGGTRRVLFAGEMHYTRSTPEMWPKLIAKAKEGGLDVIQTYVFWNVHEPVQGQYNFEGRYDLVRFIKEIQAQGLYVNLRIGPFIEAEWRYGGFPFWLHDVPDITFRSDNEPFKQHMQRFVTDIVNMMKHEQLYYPQGGPIIISQIENEYQMVEPAFGSSGQRYVSWAAAMAVNLQTGVPWTMCKQNDAPDPVINTCNGLICGETFVGPNSADKPALWTENWTSRYLIYGNDTKLRSPEDIAFAVAYFLARKNGSYVSYYMYHGGTNFGRSASSYVTTNYYDGAPLDEYGLIWQPTWGHLRELHTAVKKSSEPLLFGTYSNFSLGQEQEAHVFETESRCVAFLVNFNLHRTSEVVFRNISLQLAPKSISILSDCKIVVFETAKVNAQHGTRTTEEVQSFNDINTWKAFKESIPQDVTKAMYTGNQLFEHLTTTKDETDYLWYIVGYEYTPSEDNQLVLLNVESRAHILHAFVNNEYVGRVHGSHDGPANIILSANISLKEGPNTISLLSAMVGSPDSGAHMERRVFGIRKVSIQQGWEPEHLLNDELWGYQIGLFGERNRIYAQEGSKNVEWTAINNLTYSSLTWYKTTFPTPAGNDAVILNLTGMGKGEVWINGESIGRYWVSFKAPSGNPSQSLYHIPRQFLNPQDNVLVLFEEMGGDPQQITVNTVSITRVCGHVNELSASLLHSQDNEPAVDISCQEGKQISAIEFASYGNPVGDCTSYGIGSCHAGSSEWTAKQACVGKTGCSIPVTPAKFGGDPCPGIQKSLLVVASCR from the exons ATGTCGACACACATGGCCGTCGCGGCGGTGCTCGCCGTGCTGGCGGCCGTGTGCGTGCCGCCGGCAGCGGTGGCGGAGGGAGGAGACGAcggggcgcggggagaggtgTCGCTGGATGCTAGGGCcctggtggtgggtggcacgAGGAGGGTGCTGTTCGCCGGCGAGATGCACTACACCAGAAGCACCCCCGAG ATGTGGCCAAAACTCATTGCTAAAGCGAAGGAAGGTGGCCTTGATGTGATACAGACCTACGTATTTTGGAATGTCCACGAGCCTGTCCAGGGTCAG TACAACTTCGAGGGAAGATATGATCTTGTGAGATTCATCAAGGAAATTCAAGCTCAAGGGCTCTATGTAAACCTCAGGATCGGTCCCTTCATCGAGGCCGAATGGAGATATGG AGGCTTCCCGTTTTGGCTACATGATGTCCCGGACATTACCTTTCGGAGCGACAACGAACCCTTCAAG CAACATATGCAAAGATTTGTTACAGATATAGTAAACATGATGAAACATGAACAGCTGTATTACCCGCAAGGAGGCCCAATTATAATTTCTCAG ATTGAGAATGAATACCAAATGGTTGAACCTGCATTTGGATCAAGTGGACAGCGTTACGTCAGCTGGGCAGCTGCAATGGCTGTGAATCTTCAGACGGGTGTACCATGGACAATGTGCAAGCAAAATGATGCTCCAGATCCAGTT ATAAATACCTGCAATGGGCTCATTTGTGGAGAAACATTTGTTGGACCAAACTCAGCTGACAAGCCTGCATTGTGGACAGAAAATTGGACCTCTCG CTATCTAATATATGGTAATGATACAAAATTGAGATCTCCAGAAGATATCGCCTTTGCAGTTGCGTACTTTCTAGCAAGGAAGAATGGGAGCTATGTGAGCTACTATATG TACCATGGAGGAACAAACTTTGGGAGGTCTGCTTCTTCATATGTAACAACAAACTACTACGATGGAGCTCCTCTGGATGAATATG GTTTGATATGGCAACCAACATGGGGCCATCTGAGAGAATTGCATACTGCAGTAAAAAAATCGTCAGAACCATTACTATTTGGAACGTACTCCAATTTTTCACTAGGTCAAGAACAAGAG GCACATGTTTTTGAAACAGAATCACGATGTGTTGCTTTCTTAGTGAACTTTAATCTGCACCGGACATCAGAAGTAGTATTTCGTAATATATCATTGCAACTGGCCCCTAAATCAATCAGCATTCTCTCAGATTGCAAGATAGTAGTTTTCGAAACGGCTAAG GTAAATGCTCAGCATGGTACAAGAACAACAGAAGAAGTACAGTCTTTCAATGACATTAATACTTGGAAGGCATTCAAAGAATCAATTCCTCAAGATGTGACTAAAGCTATGTACACTGGAAACCAGCTATTTGAACATCTGACAACCACTAAAGATGAGACGGACTATCTTTGGTACATTGTTGG CTATGAATATACACCAAGCGAAGATAACCAGCTTGTGCTACTTAATGTTGAGTCACGGGCACATATATTGCATGCTTTCGTCAACAATGAATACGTAG GTAGAGTACATGGGAGCCATGATGGACCTGCCAATATAATTCTTAGCGCAAATATTTCATTGAAGGAAGGACCCAACACCATATCGTTGCTAAGTGCTATGGTTGGATCACCG GACTCTGGCGCTCATATGGAAAGAAGAGTCTTTGGAATCAGGAAAGTGAGCATACAACAGGGATGGGAGCCAGAACATCTTCTCAACGATGAGCTATGGGGATACCAA ATTGGCTTATTTGGGGAAAGGAATCGCATCTACGCACAAGAGGGATCAAAAAATGTTGAATGGACAGCTATCAACAATTTGACATACAGTTCGCTTACTTGGTACAAG ACAACATTTCCCACACCAGCAGGAAACGATGCAGTGATACTGAACCTTACTGGTATGGGAAAAGGTGAAGTATGGATCAATGGAGAGAGCATCGGACGGTATTGGGTCTCCTTCAAGGCTCCTAGCGGCAATCCTTCGCAATCGCT GTATCACATCCCACGGCAATTTCTAAACCCTCAAGACAATGTTCTAGTCCTTTTTGAGGAAATGGGCGGGGACCCACAACAGATAACAGTGAACACAGTTTCCATCACAAGAGTGTGTGGCCATGTGAATGAGCTCTCTGCATCATTGCTTCATTCCCAGGATAACGAACCAGCGGTAGATATCTCGTGCCAGGAAGGCAAACAGATCTCGGCAATTGAGTTTGCAAGCTATGGAAATCCAGTGGGTGACTGCACAAGTTATGGCATCGGAAGCTGTCATGCCGGATCATCAGAATGGACAGCAAAGCAG GCTTGCGTGGGTAAGACTGGGTGCTCTATTCC